The following coding sequences are from one Rutidosis leptorrhynchoides isolate AG116_Rl617_1_P2 chromosome 11, CSIRO_AGI_Rlap_v1, whole genome shotgun sequence window:
- the LOC139876765 gene encoding large ribosomal subunit protein eL6-like codes for MAPKSSKPHACRNPELIRGVGKYSRSKMYHKRGLWAIKAKNGGVFPKHEKKAADAAPVEKPPKFYPADDVKKPLVNKRKARPTKLRASITSGTVLIILAGRFKGKRVVFLKQLTSGLLLVTGPFKINGVPLRRVNQSYVIATSTKVDISNINVDKFDDKYFGKKVEKKKKKGEGEFFEAEKEEKNTLPQDKKDDQKTVDAALITSIEAVPELKSYLGARFSLKAGMKPHELVF; via the exons ATGGCACCAAAAAGTAGCAAACCGCATGCGTGTAGAAACCCTGAATTAATCAGAGGTGTGGGTAAATACTCGCGATCCAAAATGTACCACAAGAGGGGTCTTTGGGCGATCAAGGCTAAAAACGGCGGTGTTTTCCCGAAACACGAGAAGAAAGCTGCTGATGCTGCTCCAGTTGAGAAGCCGCCCAAGTTTTACCCGGCTGACGATGTTAAGAAACCGCTTGTGAACAAGCGCAAAGCCAGGCCCACTAAGCTCAG GGCTAGCATTACATCAGGAACTGTTTTGATTATTTTGGCTGGAAGGTTTAAGGGAAAGAGAGTTGTTTTCTTGAAACAACTTACTTCTGGATTGTTGCTTGTTACTG GACCCTTCAAGATCAACGGTGTTCCATTGAGGAGGGTTAACCAGTCATATGTTATTGCCACATCAACAAAGGTAGACATCTCAAATATAAACGTTGACAAGTTCGATGACAAGTACTTCGGTAAGAAGgttgagaagaaaaagaaaaaaggagAAGGCGAATTTTTCGAAGCAGAAAAAGAG gaAAAGAACACGCTACCACAAGACAAGAAAGACGACCAGAAAACCGTCGATGCAGCGTTGATAACATCGATTGAGGCTGTACCGGAGTTAAAAAGCTATTTGGGTGCAAGATTCTCACTTAAGGCAGGCATGAAACCACATGAGCTTGTCTTTTAA